From the genome of Leptotrichia sp. HSP-342:
GAACAAGTTGAAAATTTTATTCAGACAGATGCTTCTATTAATCAGGGAAATAGTGGTGGACCGCTTCTTAACATTAATGGGGATGTTATTGGTGTAAACACTGCCATTTATTCTCCAAATGGTGGAAGTGTTGGATTAAGTTTTGCAATTCCATCAAACTTGGCTGAAAATGTAAAAGACTCTATAATAAAAAATGGTAAATATGAACGTCCATATATTGGGATTTCAGTGCTTGATTTAACTCCTGAATTGAAAAAAGAAAGAAGAATTTCATATTCAACAGGTATTTTGATTCAACAAATTTATCCAAATTCGCCAGCAGCAAAATATGGATTAAAAGTTAATGATTTAATTCTTGAAATCAATGGAAAACGTGTAACGTCAGCAGGATCATTTATTGGAGAAATTGCGGCTAAAAAAATTGGTGAAACAGTTAACTTAAAAGTAGTATCAAATGGAACTGAAAAAAATATTTCTATGAAATTGGAAGCGTTTAACTATCAGCAACAAAGAACTCAGCAAAGAAGATAAAAAATTATCAATTATAAAAATAGGCTTTCCCAAAATATTGTGAGATAGCCTGTTTTTTATTTTATTATTTATTTATTTTCGTAATTAATTTTTGCAAATTGAATTTTTACATCAATTCCATCCTTTCTATTTTCTATATAAATTTCTCCATCATTTAGTAATATTATATCTTTCATAATTGGAAGTCCAAGTCCTGCTCCTTTTTTAGCATTTTTACCTTGAAAATTTCGATTAAATAAATTTTTCTTTTCTTCGTCAGGAATCCTGTCTCCATAATTTCTTACAATAATTTCAACTGTTTCATCTTCTTTTACAAGTAATTCGATATTACCGATAGAGTATTTTATACTATTATCAATTAATCCACGTAAAACTTCTGAAATTAAATTTTTATCAACAAAAATGTTTATCTCATTATCTACTTTTATTATAATTTTATTTTTTATATTTAAAAGTTCGTAATCTTTTTTTATTTTTTCGAAAAGTTGTTTTACATTTGTAATCTCTTTTTTTATAGTTATTTTTTCAAGATTTGAATTTAGAAACAAAGTATTTATTATTCTTTCAATATTTTTTACTTCAAGATTTAAATTTTCGATGGCTTCATTTAATAAATCTTTATCGTCTCTTGCCCATTGCAGTATATCAAGATAGCCTTTCATTATGGCAAGTGGTGTTTTTAATTCATGTGATACGTTTGAAGTAAAATTTTTTTGGCTTTTTATAATTTCCTTTTTTTTATTAAAAGTTTCATTTAAAACATCAATCAGTTCACCAATTTCGTCATCTCGCTTTTTTGTTAACTGTATGTTAATGTTGTGTTTACTCATTTCATTACTTTGAGAAATTATATTTGAAAGCGGATTTAGTACATGTTCTGCTACAATTTTGGAAATTATGACAATTGAAATTGTTATTAGAACAAACATTGCAATCATAACATACAAAAGTTCATGTGCTTCCATAAATTCAAAATTTCTTATGGCATAGTATTTTGCATTGTGTCCAGTATAGATTTTTTTGTAGATAAATCTATCCCATTTTGTTTTAAGTTTGTTTGACTCAAATTTTTTTAACTTAAAACTATCTTTATCATCTGATAAATAACTAAATTTTCCATTTTTCTCGACTGCAAGGGAAATGTATTCTTTATCAGCATAATCATAATTTCTATAAGTTTCTTTTAATTTATTGTCAGGAACTTCATCCAATTTTTTTATAACAGTTGGAAGTAATTTATCCATTTCTTTAGTTTCAGCTTCAACAGCTGTGTGAATTAAAAAAATTGTCATTGCCAAAATGATGACAAATGAAATAAAAACAAGGCTTACTGTATTTGCAATAATTATTTTATCTTTTATTTTTTTCATATTTTTAAAATATAACCAATTCCTCTCACAGTTTTTATTTTTTCTTTTCCAATTTTTTGCCTAATTTTTTTTATTGTTGTATCAAGAAGATTGTCGCTTGCTTCCCATCCCCATATTTTTTCTACGATTTTATCACGCAAAACTATTTCTTCTTTATTTTCAATTAACAATTTCACTAGCTCAAATTCTGTTTTTGTAAGCAAAATAGGAGTATTTTCCAAAGATGCGGAATAATTTTCCATATTTAATTTTAAAGTTTTGTAGATAATTTGTGAAATTTTTTCTTTTCTAATATTTATATTAATCCTTGCTTCAAGTTCTAAAAAATCAAAGGGTTTGGTAACATAGTCGCTTGCTCCAGATTTTAACAATTCAACTTTCTCTTCTACGTTATTTTTAGCAGATACGACAATTATGGGGACTTTTGATATTTTTCTAACATTTTTACAGACTTCATTTCCCTCCATAGAAGGAAGCCCTAAATCTAAAAGAATTAAGTCATAAAACTCTCTTTTTCCATTAATTTCGTTTAATGCGTCAATTCCATTTTCAAGTATTGTTATTTCATGATTTTTTCGTTCTAGCTGTAATTTCAAAATTCGTGATATTTTTTTATCATCTTCAACAATCAGTATTTTTCCCATCTTTCCTCTTTCTAAAATTTATTCAGGTTAAATTCATTTTTTAATTTGCTTTTTATGGTATTATTACATCATCAAATATATTATATCTTAAATTAAGTGAAATAAAAAGATATAATTCAAATTTATTTTTTTATAATTTATTTAAACTAAAACAAAATAGGAGAAGGTGATGCCGTTGCAACTAACTAATAATATTTTTTTTATTGACAGATTCTTTTTTAAACATTTATCTTTTTTTTCAAAGTCTAGTATTTTTTATAATTCTAAAAATATTGAAAAATTTTTTCGTATAATTACTAAATTTGGGGAAGGGTATTTCGAATTATCATTAATTCTTATATTATTTTTGTTTATTTTTTTAAACAAAAAGAAATCCCACATTTTTAAAAAATATATTACAGGTATCTTTTTTACTTTATTTTTTACTCAAATAACTGTAAATTTATTTAAACTTTTGTTTGGAAGAGCGAGACCTTCAGTAACGGCAAATCCAGAGAAATTTTATGGAGTTTTAAGTTTAATAAAAAATAACTTTCTTTTTGAAGGTGACTACGCCTCTTTTCCTTCGGGGCATACAATTACTATTTGGGGAACAATTTGGATTTTAAGTTTTTTTATAAAAAGTAGATATATCAAAACGTTATTATTTCTTTTAGGATTTTTAGTAGGAATTAGCCGTATTTATCTGGTGTATCATTGGACTACTGATGTTATTGCCAGCATTATTATTTCATATTTTATTGCAAAATTTGTGTACAATAGAATGCATGGAATCAGTTTCGTAAAAGACTCTGTTTATGGTAAAAAAGTTAAAAAGATAGGCAGAATTAAACGAAAGAGAGAAAAACTAGGAGTAGTCAATTAATCAAAAATTTAACAAGGAAGAATAATTACTTGAAATTTATACAAAAGGGGCTGTCTCAAAATGATTAAAATTTTGAGTTCAGCTTTTATTTTTTTATGAACATATTTTCTTAAATTATAGCCAATAGCAAACAGTATGACTTCAACTTTAGTTTTAGATTTTTCACGGTATTTAAAGCGTTTGAATTTCATGTTCTGTTTTAACACTCCAAATGCCCCTTCAACCTGAATGCTTCTATTCATTCTAAGTATTATCCCTTTTTCTGTTGTTATATTTTCCTGTGACTGTTTTCTATATCTTAAAAAATTATCAGCTACATAAAGTTTTTTGTTATGAGATATCTTTTTACATTTTTCTGCAAAGGGACATCTCCTTTTTTTATATAAATTAATTTTTTTTGATAATATTTTTCAAAACAATTTATTTGATATTCAAATAATAAAAAGTTTGATTAAGAAACAAGATTTGAATATACAAAAAGGCTGTATTTATTAGCTTAAAATAAAAGATTTATAATATATATGCAATTATATAAAAAATATATAATATATATTGTTGACACCATTAATGATTAGTAATATAATGGAAGTATAATTGAAAGTTATGTAAGGAGGGCAATATTATGTCTATAAGTAAAAATTTGAACTCTAATAATATGAGTTTAACGTATAAGATTTTAGCTAAAAATCTTTTAAAGGGTGAATTGAAAGCCGGAAATGAAATTGCTGTCAGAGTTCATCAGACACTTACACAAGATTCCACGGGAACGATGGCTTATCTGCAGTTAAATGCTATGGATGTCGATAAAGTTGCAACTGAAATTTCTGTGGCTTATGTTGATCATAATATGCTGCAGTCTAGTTTTGAGAATGCAGATGATCATGAGTTTATTAAAACATCAGCTGAAAAGCACAACATAGTTTTTTCAAAACCGGGAAATGGAATTTGTCACAGATTACATTTGGAAAGATTTGGAAAACCTGGGAAAATACTGATTGGATCAGATAGCCACACTCCAACTGGAGGAGGACTTGGAATGCTTGCAATTGGAGCTGGGGGACTTGATGTTGCGATTGGAATGGCG
Proteins encoded in this window:
- a CDS encoding transposase, with amino-acid sequence MLSKKINLYKKRRCPFAEKCKKISHNKKLYVADNFLRYRKQSQENITTEKGIILRMNRSIQVEGAFGVLKQNMKFKRFKYREKSKTKVEVILFAIGYNLRKYVHKKIKAELKILIILRQPLLYKFQVIILPC
- a CDS encoding phosphatase PAP2 family protein is translated as MPLQLTNNIFFIDRFFFKHLSFFSKSSIFYNSKNIEKFFRIITKFGEGYFELSLILILFLFIFLNKKKSHIFKKYITGIFFTLFFTQITVNLFKLLFGRARPSVTANPEKFYGVLSLIKNNFLFEGDYASFPSGHTITIWGTIWILSFFIKSRYIKTLLFLLGFLVGISRIYLVYHWTTDVIASIIISYFIAKFVYNRMHGISFVKDSVYGKKVKKIGRIKRKREKLGVVN
- a CDS encoding HAMP domain-containing sensor histidine kinase; this translates as MKKIKDKIIIANTVSLVFISFVIILAMTIFLIHTAVEAETKEMDKLLPTVIKKLDEVPDNKLKETYRNYDYADKEYISLAVEKNGKFSYLSDDKDSFKLKKFESNKLKTKWDRFIYKKIYTGHNAKYYAIRNFEFMEAHELLYVMIAMFVLITISIVIISKIVAEHVLNPLSNIISQSNEMSKHNINIQLTKKRDDEIGELIDVLNETFNKKKEIIKSQKNFTSNVSHELKTPLAIMKGYLDILQWARDDKDLLNEAIENLNLEVKNIERIINTLFLNSNLEKITIKKEITNVKQLFEKIKKDYELLNIKNKIIIKVDNEINIFVDKNLISEVLRGLIDNSIKYSIGNIELLVKEDETVEIIVRNYGDRIPDEEKKNLFNRNFQGKNAKKGAGLGLPIMKDIILLNDGEIYIENRKDGIDVKIQFAKINYENK
- a CDS encoding response regulator transcription factor — encoded protein: MGKILIVEDDKKISRILKLQLERKNHEITILENGIDALNEINGKREFYDLILLDLGLPSMEGNEVCKNVRKISKVPIIVVSAKNNVEEKVELLKSGASDYVTKPFDFLELEARININIRKEKISQIIYKTLKLNMENYSASLENTPILLTKTEFELVKLLIENKEEIVLRDKIVEKIWGWEASDNLLDTTIKKIRQKIGKEKIKTVRGIGYILKI